In Erwinia pyrifoliae DSM 12163, the genomic window GAGTACCTGACCGGACTGGGCGCGCTGGGCGAGCGGATGCTGATTCTGGTCGATATCGAAAAACTGCTCGGCAGCGAAGATATGGCGTTGATGGACAGGCTGCGCAGTTCATAAGGCTTAGTGCGTTCAGGATCCCACCGGGCAGATCGTTGATCTGCCCTTTTTTTACCCGGCAGGCGTGATGTCAGCCAGCCTCTGTGCGCCGAATTTTAGTGACCCTGTTGGTAAAGAGGGTCGTCTGCTAACCGGTTTCCGGTGTTATTACATTATTTTAATCAAAGGTAAATTATGTTCACGCGTATGAAAGTCGTCACCAGCCTGATCCTCGTTCTGTTGATCTTCGGCATGTTACAGCTGGTGTCGGGCGGCCTGTTTTTTAAAGCGCTAACCCAGGACAAAGAAAATTTTGCGTTATCGGACCTGTCCAGTGAAAACGTCACCCAGTTTACCGACGCGTGGATTGCGCTCAACCAGACGCGCATTGTGCTGAACCGTGGCATGTTGCGTATACAAAGTGATGCCGCCAACGCGGGCAGCAACGCCTCGCTGGCGGAGTTAAGCGTGCGGGCGAAACAGCTGTTGGCTACTGCCAAGACCTACTACGCTACCTACAAAGTAACGCCGGACATGCCTGGTTTCGATCCCAAGGTGACGAAAGAGCTGGATGACGCTTATCTGAATTACAGCAGCGCGCTGCAAACCATGACGCAGCAGATGGATAACAGACAGCTGGATGCCATGTTCAGGCAAAATATCGAACAGAAGCAGATGGCGACGCAAGTTGCTTATACCAAATGGCGCGACTTGATGAATCAGATGGTAAAGGACGGGGCTAAACAGAGCCAGCAGGCCTATGATCATATGCTGTGGGCGATCGCCGGCCTGCTGACGCTGGTAGTAATGCTTATCGTGCTGTGCTGGTTTGTTCTGCGCAATATTCTTATCCGCCCGCTGCAGGCGACAATTGCGCATATCAGCCGTATTGCCGAAGGCGATCTGACGCACAGCATTGAAGTAAACGGTGATAACGAAATGGCACAGCTTGCGGGCAGCGTGAAGAATATGCAGCAGGCGCTGGTCAAAACCGTCAGCGTGGTGCGCGATGGTTCCGATGCAATTTATACCGGCGCCAGCGAAATATCTTCAGGTAATAACGATCTTTCGGCGAGAACTGAACAGCAGGCCGCCTCGCTGGAACAGACCGCAGCCAGTATGGAGCAGCTGACCGCCACGGTAAAACAGAACGCCGAAAATGCGCGTCAGGCATCAAAACTGGCGTTGACGGCATCAGAAACGGCGCATAAGGGCGGCAAAGTGGTGGATGGCGTGGTGAAAACCATGAGCGATATTGCCGGTAGCTCGAAGAAAATTGCGGATATTACCAGCGTTATCGACGGCATCGCCTTCCAGACCAATATCCTGGCGTTGAACGCGGCGGTAGAAGCGGCACGAGCGGGTGAGCAGGGACGAGGTTTTGCCGTGGTGGCGGGAGAAGTGCGTAACCTGGCGCAGCGCAGCGCTCAGGCGGCGAAGGAAATCAAAGGCTTGATCGATGACTCCGTGGCGCGTGTTGACAGCGGATCCGCGCTGGTAGGCACCGCCGGTGAGACGATGACCGATATCGTCAATGCGGTCACCCGCGTCACCGATATTATGGGTGAAATTGCTTCCGCCAGCGATGAACAGAGCCGGGGCATCGACCAGGTGGGAGAGGCGGTAAACGAAATGGACCGCGTCACCCAGCAGAACGCGGCGCTGGTGGAACAGTCAGCGTCGGCATCGGCATCGCTGGAGGATCAGGCCAGCAGACTGAAACAGGCGGTAGCGGTGTTCCGCATCACGCAGCAGCACCGCCCGGCTGCCCCCGCGCTGAAGCGTCCTGTGCTGAGCCAGGCGGCCATGCCCGAACGCTCGTCGCCCGCGCTCAGTGACAGCAACTGGGAAACTTTCTAACCACTTAGCTGCGGTCGACCGCCATAACGGGTCGACCGCAGAACTGACAGCAATCCTCTGTCGCTGAAAGTAAAATCAGCCTTCAGCCGTTTAAACAGCATCAACATCCCCGTCTGGCGGCCTGTCCTTCCGGGCGCTGAAAGGCGACAAAACAACTTCGCCATATCGCAACAGCGAGGCGGCATTAAAACCCCCGCCGCTGACCGCTGCATTAACCTCATCTGAGCCGGTCGCTGCGACCAGTAATAGTGGTCACCGGAAACCTCCCGACCCGCTGCATGACATCAGTACGCATTGACAGAGAATAAAAAAAGACGGCCGTTAAATCTGTACAAACGCCCGCATCTGCCTGCCGAAGTGAATGATTAGTTACAGACTCATTAATATTCTTAATTAACATTAACTTGCTATGCCGTTTTTTTTTTATGTGTTCCACTGCTTTCCGCTAAAATCGGCTAACAGGGAAAATGATGTTTAAGCACATGAAGGTTGTTACCAGCTTGATTCTGGTGCTGGTGTTTTTTTGTTTTTTGCAATTGACCGCTGGCGGTCTTTTCTTCCAGTCCTTGAAAGGCGTTAAAGATAACTTCGCCGTATCTCAAACGCTACGACAGCAGCAAACCGAACTGAATAACACATTCAATGCGCTGGTTCAGACGCGAACCGCCATGAGTCTTGCCGCTCATCGTTTCAGGTTAGATATGGATCGAAAGGGTGCCGGCAATAGCGTTGATGAATTTCTGGCGGTGGCGCAGAGGCAGCTGATCCTTGCTGAAAAAAGCTATCAGCGCTGGGATTCATCTTTGTCCGAATTGAGTAAAAACTCAGACGAGGCGCGGGAAATGGAGAAAGGCTACGTCGCACTACATGGTGCGCTGGCTGAACTTCATCAGTTCATCAAAGTAGGTAAACTCAGCGATTATTATGCTCAGCCCACCCAGGCCTTTCTGGACGCTTTTACCGGGTCATACACGGCCTGGCAGCAGAAAAGAGATGCCCTGATGGATGCCGGAGCTGAAGAAAATCTGCATGCCTGGCACAGGTCAATTTGGATCCTGGGCAGCGTGCTGGTGGTGGCGTTGCTAATGAGCTTCGGCGTGTGGCTCGGAACACGTCATATTTTGCTGCGGCCGCTACGTACCAGTATTGACCATATTAGTGCTATCGCCAGCGGTGATTTAACCCGGCAGATAACCGTCGACGGGCATAACGAAATGGCCCAGCTGGCCGCCAGACTGCAATATATGCAGTCTGAACTGGTACGTACCGTCGGCGCGGTGCGCGACGGTTCCGATGCCATTCTGACCGGTGCCAGTGAAATTGCCGCCGGTAACAATGAGCTGTCATCCCGCACCGAGCAGCAGGCCGCCGCGCTGGGTCAGACCGCTGCCAGCATGGAGCAACTCACCGCCACGGTGAAGCAGAACGCTGAAAATGCCTGCCAGGCGTCACAGCTGGCGCTCAGCGCTTCTCAAACGGCGCTGAAGGGCGGCAAGGTCGTGGACAGCGTGGTGAAGACCATGAATGAGATTGCCAGTAGTTCAAAAAAGATCGCCGATATCACTGGCGTGATCGACAGTATTGCCTTTCAGACCAATATTCTGTCGCTGAATGCGGCGGTGGAGGCAGCGCGCGCCGGTGAGCAGGGACGCGGCTTCGCCGTGGTGGCCGGAGAGGTGCGCAGCCTCGCCCAGCGTAGCGCACAGGCGGCTAAGGAAATCAAAGAGCTGATCGAAGACTCCGTGGAACGCGTTGATACCGGATCGGTACTGGTGGAAAGTGCCGGGGAAACCATGAACGATATCGTTAATTCGGTGACCCGCGTCACCGATATCATGGGTGAAATTGCCTCGGCCTCTGAAGAACAGAGCCGTGGAATCGATCAGGTTGGCGCTGCCGTCAGCGAAATGGACCGCGTTACCCAGCAGAACGCCGCGCTGGTGGAAGAATCCGCTTCGGCGGCGGCCTCGCTGGAAGAGCAGGCCGCCCGCCTGACGCAGTCGGTGGCGGCTTTCAGCATCAGGTTGCCGCACAATACTGCCGATGCGGTGGCGAAGCGGCCAGCGCAGGGTGCAACGGCAACGGCTGAACCGGCGAACGATGACACGCACTGGGAAACCTTTTAATCCTCGAAACAGGGTGAGCACCCATGCTGATATTATTCATGAACCGCAATTTTTTTCATCTTGTAACCGGGGAAAAAGATGTTTAAGCGTATGAAAGTCGTGACCAGCCTGGCACTGGTTTTAGTTTTATTCGGCTCACTACAGCTGATTTCAGGCGGTCTGTTCCTGTATTCACTGAATGGTGACAAGAAAAACTTCACGCTGACACAACAGATCCGCTGCGAACAGACAAATCTTACCTCTACATGGGTGGCGCTGGTGCAAACGCGTATTACCCTCAACCGGGCAGCAACGCGTTACATGCAGGACGAAAAAGGTCAGGGAAACGGTCCCACTGTCGATGAACTGCTTGCACTGGCGAAAACCCAGCTGAACGTTGCCGGGCAGCAGTTTGCCGCATTTATGCAAGTGCAACCGGCGGAAGCGGTTACCCAGCCACACGTTAAGGGAGTCAACGAACGCTATGTCATTCTGCACGATGCGTTAAGCGAGCTGACGCGGATGCTGACCAACAGGGACCTTAAAGGTAGTGTTGACCAGCCGACCACGGATTTCCAGAATGACTTTGAAAAGGCCTATGATTGCTGGCTGGAATACGCCGGTCGACTGCTGAATGAGGGTTCTGAAGAGAACAATAACGCTTATCAGCGCGCTATCTGGGTGATGTTGACTATCCTGCTAATATCGCTGGCAATTCTTGCGGCGGTATGGGCAGGAATCCATCACATTCTGCTACGTCCGTTGCAGCAAAGTATTGAACACATCCGTCAGATCGCCAGCGGCGATCTGACTCAGGCGAACGCATTGCAGGGACATAACGAAATGGCGCAGCTGGCCGCCAGTTTGCAACATATGCAGGATGAACTGGCACGAACCGTCGGCGTGGTGCGCGACGGTTCTGATACCATCCTGACCAGCGCCAGTGAAATTGCCGCCGGAAACAGTGACCTGTCGTCCCGTACCGAACAGCAGGCTGCTGCGCTGGGCCAGACCGCTGCCAGCATGGAGCAACTCACCGCCACGGTGAAGCAGAACGCCGAAAATGCCATTAAGGCGAGTCAGCTGGTGCTCAACGCCTCTGAAACCGCCCTGAAAGGGGGCAAAGTGGTGGATGGCATGGTGAAAACCATGAGCGAGATTGCCGACAGTTCAAAAAAAATCGCCGATATTACCGGCATGATCGACAGTATTGCCTTTCAGACCAATATTCTGTCGCTGAATGCGGCAGTCGAGGCAGCGCGCGCCGGTGAGCAGGGGCGCGGCTTCGCCGTGGTGGCCGGGGAGGTGCGCAGCCTCGCCCAGCGTAGCGCACAGGCGGCGAAGGAAATTAAAGGGCTGATCGAAGACTCCGTGTCGCGTATTGATACCGGATCGGTACTGGTGGAAAGCGCCGGGGAAACCATGAGCGATATCGTTAATTCGGTGACGCGTGTGACCGACATTATGGCAGAGATCGCTTCCGCTTCCGATGAGCAAAGCCGTGGAATCGATCAGGTTGGCACTGCCGTGAGCGAAATGGACCGCGTCACCCAGCACAACGCCGCGCTGGTGGAACAGTCAGCGTCGGCATCGGCATCGCTGGAGGATCAGGCCNGCAGACTGAAACAGGCGGTAGCGGTGTTCCGCATCACGCAGCAGCCCGCCGTTGCCAGCAGCGAGCTGAAGCACCCGACGATCGCCCCGATGGCAACAGGGGTACGGCCGACACCCGCAGATCGTGACAGCAACTGGGAAACGTTCTGACGCCCGGGCAGCGGTCGACCACTCCCACGGGTTGATCGCAGAACAGACACCACTCCCCTTCGATAAGAAATAAAATCAACCTTCAGGCGTTAAACAGCGTAAAGATCTCTGACCGGCGGCCGATAACAACTGACCGAACCGCTCAATAAGGAAGATTATGTTTACGCGCATGAAGGTTGTTACCAGCCTTATTCTGGTGCTGGTATTTTTAGGTTCATTACAGTTAATCACCGGTGGCTTGTTCTGCCACTCGCTGCAAGGCGACAAAAATAATTTTGCCATATCACAACAGTTGCGCCTGCAACAATCTGCGCTTAACCAGTCATGGAACGCCCTGATGCAGGCGCGGAATAGCCTCAGTCGCTCCGGCATCCGCTATATGCTGGATGCCAACCGCATGGGCAGTGGCGACACGGTTAAACAGTTGCTTGACGCAGCACAGGATCGGTTAAGCCTTGCAGATAAAAACTACCGGCTGTGGCAATCGCATTTGTCTGCGGCTGGTAAAGCCTCGGCCAACGTCCAGGCGGTACAGAAAAACTATACCGTACTGCATGATGCACTGAGCGGACTTATCCCCCTGATGAATAAAGGTAAAATTACCGAGTTCTTTGGTCAACCGATCCAGAGCTATCAAAACGATTTCAGCAAAGCCTATGACGCCTGGCTGGCAAAAAATGACGCGCTGGCCGCTCAGGGCGCGGCAGACAACCTGCACGCTTACCGGCAGGCGATCTGGTTTATTGTGCTGGTGCTGGTGGTCACGCTGCTGGTGATTTCAGGCGTCTGGAGCGCCATGCATCGCATTCTGCTACTGCCGCTCCAGACCAGTATTGACCATATTCGCCATATTGCCCGTGGTGATTTAACCCGGCGGATAACCGTTCAGGGGCATAATGAAATGGCGCAGCTGGCTGCCAGCCTGCAGCACATGCAGGATGAACTGGCGCGCACCGTCAGCGCGGTACGCAACGGTTCCGATGCCATCTTTAACGGCGTCGGCGAAATCGCCGCCGGCAATACTGACCTGTCATCCCGCACCGGACAGCAGGCCGCCGCGCTGCAGCAGACCGCTGCCAGCATGGAACAGCTGACGGCAACCGTTAAGCAGAACGCCGAAAATGCCCGCCAGGCGTCGCGGCTGGCGCTCAGCGCCTCGGAAACCGCGCTGAAAGGGGGCAAGGTGGTGGATGGCGTGGTGAAAACCATGAGCGAGATTGCCGGAAGCTCTCAGCAAATTGCCGATATTACCAGCGTCATCGACGGTATCGCCTTCCAGACCAATATTCTGGCGCTCAATGCGGCGGTAGAGGCGGCGCGTGCCGGCGAGCAGGGGCGCGGTTTTGCCGTGGTGGCAGGAGAAGTGCGTAACCTGGCGCAGCGCAGCGCGCAGGCTGCCAGGGAAATTAAAGGGTTGATCGATGACTCCGTGGCGCGCATTGACACCGGATCGGTGCTGGTGGAAAGCGCCGGGGAAACCATGAGCGAAATCGTCAACGCCGTTACGCGCGTGACCGACATCATGGGTGAAATTGCTTCCGCTTCCGGTGAACAGAGCCGTGGCATCGACCTGGTGGGGGCTGCCGTCAGCGAAATGGATCGCGTTACCCAGCAGAATGCTGCGCTGGTGGAACAGTCTGCGGCGGCAGCGGCTTTGCTGGAAAAACAGTCCGGCGGGCTTAAACAGGCGATGGCGGTGTTCCAAATCGGTAAAGAAAATCTCACTGCGGCCGTTAATAACTCTGGCGTGCCGCTTTCTTCCCGTCTGTCGCCTGTTGCCACGGCAAAAAAAGCCGAGCCGAAGGCGGCTGGCCCTGACGAAAACTGGGAAACGTTTTAAGACAAGGTGCACGGGCTAGCCAGGCGGCAACACCATCAAGCAGGGCTTAATCCGTGCGCGGGCCGTTTGTGACAAATTTTTGCTGGCATTGGCGAGCAATATTTCCGGGGAGAATGCAATGTTAAGTCGTTTACGTATTTCTGGCACCATTATCTGCCTGTTTGGCCTTTTCTGCCTGATGCAGATGCTGGCCAGCGGCTTGTCGTTTAACTCTTTCCGGCTTGATGCCCACAATCTGTATCAGGTCGAGATCAGCGGCGCTCAGCGCGATACATTAGGCGAGAGCTGGGCGGCACTGCTGAGCGCCCGTCTCAATTTGAGCCGTGCGAGTAACCGTGCCGCGCTTAATCGTCCTCATGATCAGGTACTCACCCTGATGGACAAGGCACAGACTGACCTGGCTATGGCCGAGAAAGCGTTTAACGCTTTTCAGGCGATCGCTACGGTAACGCCCGAAGGCGAGGCGTTAAAGCAGGATATTACAGTGGCTTATGGCGTGTACTACCAAGAACTGGTGCAGCTGACTGACTATCTACAAAAAAATCAGCTACAGGCATTTCTCGACTCGCCCACGCAGGGCAAACAGGAGCAGTTCCAGCGGCTATACAGCCGCTGGATGAAGCACATTGATGTGCTGCGCGATCATGCCGGTGAAGCCAGTAAGGGTTTTTACCTGCAGTCCAAAGTGATATTCGTCACAGCGGTAGTGCTGTCGCTGCTGCTAACGCTCACCGCAATGCTTTGGGCAAAGCGCAGCCTGATTGCGCCGCTGGCACGAATGCGCAGCCACTTTGAACGTATTTCGCGCGGCGATCTGAATGGCCAGATCGAAGCGGGGGGCAGCAATGAGCTGGGCCAGTTATTTAACAGCCTGCAGCATATGCAACAGGCGCTGGCATTGACAGTGCGTGACGTGCGTGATGGCAGTCGCAGCATGCAGACCGGTATTCAGGAGATCGCCACCGGTAACAACGATTTGTCTGCACGCACCGAGCAGCAGGCGGCATCGCTGGCCGAGACGGCGGCCAGTATGGAACAGCTGACCGCAACGGTGGCGGCCAACGCTGATAACGCACGCCAGGCTTCAGATCTGGCGCGCTTAGCTTCAGGCACTGCGCGAAAAGGCGGTACGTTGACCGATAACGTAGTGACCACCATGAATGATATTGCCGACAGCTCGAAGAAGATAGCCGATATTACCAGCGTGATTGATGGTATCGCCTTCCAGACTAATATTCTGGCGCTCAACGCGGCGGTAGAAGCGGCGCGCGCCGGCGAGCAGGGGCGTGGTTTTGCCGTGGTGGCCGGTGAAGTACGTAATCTGGCGCAGCGCAGCGCCGGGGCGGCGAAAGAGATCAAGACGCTGATTGAAGAGTCCGTTTCACGCGTCGGCCAGGGAGCCGGGCTGGTGGCTACCGCCGGAGAAACCATGGGTGAGATTGTACAAAGCGTTAATCGGGTCAGCGACATTATGGGCGAAATCGCCGCCGCCAGTGACGAACAACGGCGTGGCATTGAACAGGTGGCGCTGGCGGTCAGCCAGATGGATCAGGTTACCCAGCAGAATGCCGCGCTGGTTGAAGAGGGAGCCGCCGCCACCGGCGCGCTGGAGGCACAAGCCGGGCAATTGACGGCAACGGTCAGCCGCTTCGTGCTGGATGCCGGTCAGAAGAGTGACGGATTTGCTGGCCACAAAGTCGGCAGAGAAGCCAAATAAAATGTATGAAT contains:
- a CDS encoding methyl-accepting chemotaxis protein; protein product: MFTRMKVVTSLILVLLIFGMLQLVSGGLFFKALTQDKENFALSDLSSENVTQFTDAWIALNQTRIVLNRGMLRIQSDAANAGSNASLAELSVRAKQLLATAKTYYATYKVTPDMPGFDPKVTKELDDAYLNYSSALQTMTQQMDNRQLDAMFRQNIEQKQMATQVAYTKWRDLMNQMVKDGAKQSQQAYDHMLWAIAGLLTLVVMLIVLCWFVLRNILIRPLQATIAHISRIAEGDLTHSIEVNGDNEMAQLAGSVKNMQQALVKTVSVVRDGSDAIYTGASEISSGNNDLSARTEQQAASLEQTAASMEQLTATVKQNAENARQASKLALTASETAHKGGKVVDGVVKTMSDIAGSSKKIADITSVIDGIAFQTNILALNAAVEAARAGEQGRGFAVVAGEVRNLAQRSAQAAKEIKGLIDDSVARVDSGSALVGTAGETMTDIVNAVTRVTDIMGEIASASDEQSRGIDQVGEAVNEMDRVTQQNAALVEQSASASASLEDQASRLKQAVAVFRITQQHRPAAPALKRPVLSQAAMPERSSPALSDSNWETF
- a CDS encoding methyl-accepting chemotaxis protein, with the translated sequence MFKHMKVVTSLILVLVFFCFLQLTAGGLFFQSLKGVKDNFAVSQTLRQQQTELNNTFNALVQTRTAMSLAAHRFRLDMDRKGAGNSVDEFLAVAQRQLILAEKSYQRWDSSLSELSKNSDEAREMEKGYVALHGALAELHQFIKVGKLSDYYAQPTQAFLDAFTGSYTAWQQKRDALMDAGAEENLHAWHRSIWILGSVLVVALLMSFGVWLGTRHILLRPLRTSIDHISAIASGDLTRQITVDGHNEMAQLAARLQYMQSELVRTVGAVRDGSDAILTGASEIAAGNNELSSRTEQQAAALGQTAASMEQLTATVKQNAENACQASQLALSASQTALKGGKVVDSVVKTMNEIASSSKKIADITGVIDSIAFQTNILSLNAAVEAARAGEQGRGFAVVAGEVRSLAQRSAQAAKEIKELIEDSVERVDTGSVLVESAGETMNDIVNSVTRVTDIMGEIASASEEQSRGIDQVGAAVSEMDRVTQQNAALVEESASAAASLEEQAARLTQSVAAFSIRLPHNTADAVAKRPAQGATATAEPANDDTHWETF
- a CDS encoding methyl-accepting chemotaxis protein, coding for MFKRMKVVTSLALVLVLFGSLQLISGGLFLYSLNGDKKNFTLTQQIRCEQTNLTSTWVALVQTRITLNRAATRYMQDEKGQGNGPTVDELLALAKTQLNVAGQQFAAFMQVQPAEAVTQPHVKGVNERYVILHDALSELTRMLTNRDLKGSVDQPTTDFQNDFEKAYDCWLEYAGRLLNEGSEENNNAYQRAIWVMLTILLISLAILAAVWAGIHHILLRPLQQSIEHIRQIASGDLTQANALQGHNEMAQLAASLQHMQDELARTVGVVRDGSDTILTSASEIAAGNSDLSSRTEQQAAALGQTAASMEQLTATVKQNAENAIKASQLVLNASETALKGGKVVDGMVKTMSEIADSSKKIADITGMIDSIAFQTNILSLNAAVEAARAGEQGRGFAVVAGEVRSLAQRSAQAAKEIKGLIEDSVSRIDTGSVLVESAGETMSDIVNSVTRVTDIMAEIASASDEQSRGIDQVGTAVSEMDRVTQHNAALVEQSASASASLEDQAXRLKQAVAVFRITQQPAVASSELKHPTIAPMATGVRPTPADRDSNWETF
- a CDS encoding methyl-accepting chemotaxis protein yields the protein MFTRMKVVTSLILVLVFLGSLQLITGGLFCHSLQGDKNNFAISQQLRLQQSALNQSWNALMQARNSLSRSGIRYMLDANRMGSGDTVKQLLDAAQDRLSLADKNYRLWQSHLSAAGKASANVQAVQKNYTVLHDALSGLIPLMNKGKITEFFGQPIQSYQNDFSKAYDAWLAKNDALAAQGAADNLHAYRQAIWFIVLVLVVTLLVISGVWSAMHRILLLPLQTSIDHIRHIARGDLTRRITVQGHNEMAQLAASLQHMQDELARTVSAVRNGSDAIFNGVGEIAAGNTDLSSRTGQQAAALQQTAASMEQLTATVKQNAENARQASRLALSASETALKGGKVVDGVVKTMSEIAGSSQQIADITSVIDGIAFQTNILALNAAVEAARAGEQGRGFAVVAGEVRNLAQRSAQAAREIKGLIDDSVARIDTGSVLVESAGETMSEIVNAVTRVTDIMGEIASASGEQSRGIDLVGAAVSEMDRVTQQNAALVEQSAAAAALLEKQSGGLKQAMAVFQIGKENLTAAVNNSGVPLSSRLSPVATAKKAEPKAAGPDENWETF
- a CDS encoding methyl-accepting chemotaxis protein codes for the protein MLSRLRISGTIICLFGLFCLMQMLASGLSFNSFRLDAHNLYQVEISGAQRDTLGESWAALLSARLNLSRASNRAALNRPHDQVLTLMDKAQTDLAMAEKAFNAFQAIATVTPEGEALKQDITVAYGVYYQELVQLTDYLQKNQLQAFLDSPTQGKQEQFQRLYSRWMKHIDVLRDHAGEASKGFYLQSKVIFVTAVVLSLLLTLTAMLWAKRSLIAPLARMRSHFERISRGDLNGQIEAGGSNELGQLFNSLQHMQQALALTVRDVRDGSRSMQTGIQEIATGNNDLSARTEQQAASLAETAASMEQLTATVAANADNARQASDLARLASGTARKGGTLTDNVVTTMNDIADSSKKIADITSVIDGIAFQTNILALNAAVEAARAGEQGRGFAVVAGEVRNLAQRSAGAAKEIKTLIEESVSRVGQGAGLVATAGETMGEIVQSVNRVSDIMGEIAAASDEQRRGIEQVALAVSQMDQVTQQNAALVEEGAAATGALEAQAGQLTATVSRFVLDAGQKSDGFAGHKVGREAK